Within the Pseudomonas fulva genome, the region TGGGAGTCGAGCTTCGGCGAGCATGGTCGGCGCACCGCGCAGATCCTCCTGACCCATGACGACCTGTCCGACCGCAAGCGCTACCTCAACGCGCGCAGCACCCTGCGCACCCTGGTCGAGCTCGACGTGGTGCCGGTGATCAACGAGAACGACACCGTGGTCACCGACGGTATCCGGTTCGGCGATAACGACACCCTGGCTGCGCTGGTGGCCAACTTGGTGGAAGCTGATCTGCTGGTGATCCTTACCGACCGCGACGGCATGTTCGATGCCGATCCGCGCAACAATCCCGATGCCCAGCTGATCCACGAGGCGCGCGCCGACGACCCGGCCCTGGATGCCGTGGCCGGTGGCGTGGGTGGTGCCCTGGGGCGCGGCGGCATGCAGACCAAGCTGCGCGCGGCGCGCCTGGCGGCCCGTTCCGGGGCGCACACGGTGATCGTCGGCGGTGCCATCGAGCAGGTATTGGCGCGGCTCAAGGCTGGCGAGCTGCTCGGCACCCTGCTGGTGCCCGAGCGCGGCATGCTGGCGGCGCGCAAGCAGTGGCTGGCCGGGCACCTGCAGACCCGCGGCACCCTGGTGCTCGACGATGGCGCGGTCAAGGCGCTGGTCTCCGACCGCAAGAGTTTGCTGCCGGTCGGCGTCAAGGCCGTGCAGGGCAGCTTCCGCCGTGGCGAGATGGTGATCTGCGTGGCGCCGGATGGCCGGGAGATCGCCCGCGGCCTGGTCAACTACAGCGCCCTGGAGGCGCAGAAGATCATCGGTCGCCCTTCGGACGAGATCGAGCGCCTGCTCGGTTACGTCGACGAGCCGGAGCTGGTGCATCGCGACAATCTGATTCTGGTTTAGGGCGCTACGAGCTGCAGCCTGCAAGCGAAGAGCGGTTCTGTCGGTATCCATCGAAGGGGTGACGTATGAAGGCGGGATGGCTGGGGTTGTTGTGTCTGTTGCCGCTGTGGGTGTCTGCCGAGGAAATCGGGCAGGTGTCTACCGTGTTCAAGTGGCTCGGGCCAAACGACAAGATTGTGGTCGAGGCCTTTGACGATCCGAAGGTGGCGGGCGTGACCTGCTACCTGTCGCGGGCCAAGACCGGCGGTGTGAAAGGTGGCCTCGGTCTGGCCGAGGATCGCGCCGAGGCTTCGATCGCCTGCCGCCAGGTGGGGCCGATCAGCTTTGCCGGCGAGCTCAAGGATGGCGAGGAGGTATTTCGCGAGCGTACCTCGCTGGTGTTCAAGACCATGCAGGTCGTGCGCTTCTTCGACCAGAAGCGCAACACCCTGGTGTACCTGGTCTACAGCGATCGCATCATCGAGGGCAGCCCGCAAAATGCGGTGACGGCCATCCCGATCCTGCCCTGGCCGAAGGGTAGCTGAGTCGGCGGCCGTTGCTCGGGTCGGCGAATCGGTAGGGCGCTTCGTTTTGCCCGGGCAATTCGGGAGCCGTCTTTGTCGGCGGCTCCGCTTGCCTGGTGGCGTCGCCTCGGTGTGCCTGGGGCTTGCAAGCCGGCTCGCTCGGCTGCGGCTTGTCGGCTGGGTGGTCAGCGCGCGCGGAGGGCCCGGGGGTGAGGGCGGTACTTTTCTCCGGGCAATAAAAAACCGGCCCTGGGGCCGGTCTTCATGAAGCGGTACGCTTAGGCAGCAGCTTGGCTGAGTGCTTTGACGTGACCGTTCAGGCGGCTCTTGTGACGAGCGGCCTTGTTCTTGTGGATGATGCCCTTGTCGGCCATACGGTCGATCACAGGCACAGCCAGA harbors:
- the proB gene encoding glutamate 5-kinase, giving the protein MRDKVSGAQRWVVKIGSALLTADGKGLDRGAMAVWVEQMVALRAQGVELVLVSSGAVAAGMSRLGWAARPSAIHELQAAAAIGQMGLVQAWESSFGEHGRRTAQILLTHDDLSDRKRYLNARSTLRTLVELDVVPVINENDTVVTDGIRFGDNDTLAALVANLVEADLLVILTDRDGMFDADPRNNPDAQLIHEARADDPALDAVAGGVGGALGRGGMQTKLRAARLAARSGAHTVIVGGAIEQVLARLKAGELLGTLLVPERGMLAARKQWLAGHLQTRGTLVLDDGAVKALVSDRKSLLPVGVKAVQGSFRRGEMVICVAPDGREIARGLVNYSALEAQKIIGRPSDEIERLLGYVDEPELVHRDNLILV
- a CDS encoding CreA family protein, whose protein sequence is MKAGWLGLLCLLPLWVSAEEIGQVSTVFKWLGPNDKIVVEAFDDPKVAGVTCYLSRAKTGGVKGGLGLAEDRAEASIACRQVGPISFAGELKDGEEVFRERTSLVFKTMQVVRFFDQKRNTLVYLVYSDRIIEGSPQNAVTAIPILPWPKGS